CCAGTAAATAGTTGAAAAATTGAAAAACACCACATATGTATTGATGCTGCTAATACAGTTTGTGCAATACTTAAATTTAAATCTTCACTCACATATGGATTTATCACAGCATAAGCTATCTGAAAATTACTCCCACAAATAAGTACTAATACCCCTATAATCCAATTTAAAATAGGATAAAAACACATTTATATCATATACCAACATTACAATAAATTATTAATAAAAACTCCCTAGAGTTAATTAGCAATTATCTACATAATCAAAAAAGAATTTTTAGTATAGTAATTATAATATTAACTAATTCAAATATACTATAAAATTAGCAAAAGCTTATTAATACCCCTAAATTTCTATTAACTTACACAATCTAGCAGATAATAAGCTATAAAACTATTTAGACACAATACTAAGGCAATTTATATACTTACAACTTTAAACACTACATATACTATCCTAACATATAATTTATTATCAGTTTAGGACATGTAAACTTTTACTTTATTAAAAATATTTATATCCATTTGAATCTATAGCAGAAACTACCCTATAATGAGTTTTATAATTAAACCAATCACTATTAATGCCCATATAATATCTCTACCAATATTTGTCTTTACCTTACTTAATTCTTGATAATTACTTATTATATCTAAACTTTTATCAACTTTTTTCATAAATAAAGGAATATCATGTATAGTTTGACACAGGTAAGATCTCTTTAATTTTTTAATATATTTATTTTTTTCAATAGCATATTTCTCCATCCATAATTCTGCTATTTTCCACATATTAATTTCAGGACACAATTGCCTACATACACCCTCTACTAACACTGTAGTTTTTTGTAGTAGAAAAAGCTGAGGCTGCAATTTCATATTGAAATCACCAGTAACCTTGAATAACTGAGTCAACAGTACTGAAATGGATATATTTTCTGTATTCTTACCAACTATAGGTTCACCTATAGCACGACAAGCTGTAACAAAATTACTATATTTGGCATCAACATATCCAGCCCTATAATGAACATCAGCAACATATTGATAATCCCTTTTTAAAAAACCTACAAGTATCTCTGTAACATACATACATGTAGCCTTATCTAATCTTCCCACAATTCCAAAATCTATAATTACAATTCTTCCTTTTGTATCCACCATAAGATTTCCTGGATGCATATCTGCATGAAAGAATCTATCTCTATACACTTGATTACAAAAACAAAATATCAAATTCTTCACTAATACTTCACAATCCTCTGATTTGTAAATACTATATATTGGTACAGCATCTATCCATTCTAATGTCAACACACGTCTTGTAGTTCTAGTCCAATCCACCTCTGGTACATAACATCCTTTATCATCTTGAATATTAGCTCTTAACTCTTCAGCATTTGCTGCTTCAAAACGCAGATCTATTTCCATCTTACATATCTCATGAAATGTTTGTACAAGCTGTAACAATTGAAATCGTTGCAAACTTCGAAAATTCTGTGCCAACCTTGCAAGCCAGAACATTAATTTAATATCTCTTTCAAAAATTTTTTCGATTCGTGGTCTCAGAATTTTAACAGCTCTTACATTTCCATTAATATCTTTGGCTTTATGCACTTGTGCAATAGACGCAGCAGCAACTGGACTTTGTTCAAACTCACAAAATATTTCACTTATCTTGCATTTAAAATCTTCTTCTATAATTCTTACAACATCCATATAAGAAAAAGCTGGCAGTTTATCACATAAACATAGTAAATGATTTGCAATCTCTTCTCCAATAATATCAGCCCTAGAAGATATAGATTGACCAAATTTAATAAAAATTGGACCAAGCTTTTGCATAGCAATTGCAATTTTTTCTCCTTGAGATTTTCCTTTAATTGATTTTTTAGCAAAAACATAAGTGTAAGGTAATATGTTATATCTTACTAAAATATTTAATATATTAAATAAAGAAATTATATTGAAGAAGACACTAAGCATAAGATGAAAACATTGTTAAGAATTTTTCATTTTTTACAATCTCACTTGGAGATCCTTCACAATAAATGCTCCTATTAATACATATAACACGATAAGAATTCGACATTATAAAATGTAAATCATGAGAAGTCATGATTACACTTAAATTATATATAGCAATTAATTTGCTAATCAACTTGTAAAAGCTATCTTTTGCATTAATATCCATGCAACTCACTGGTTCATCCAAAATAATTAAATCAGGATTTAACATCAAACATCTTGCAAGTAGAACTAATTGTAACTCTCCATAAGATATCTCTGACATTTGTCGATCTAATATTTTTTCAATATTAATATCTTTTAACACATTACTTAATTTTAATTTTCTTTTCCTTTTTGTATAACTAGAATTTAGAAAATATTCTACCGTCATTGGAATAAGAGAATTAACACTAAAATGTTGAGGTAAATATCCTATAGTAAAATTTTTTGCATATTCTACAAGCCCTACATAATTTTTATATATCCCAACTAAAACACGAATTAATGTTGTCTTACCTCCTCCATTTGGCCCTAAAATTGTAACAATTTCACCAAATCTCACCTGGAAACTAACATCATCTATAACCTTTTTTTTAGAATAAAAAAATGAGAGATTTTCAACATTTATTATATAGTCATTGACACTCCTATCATTATATGAAAGAATGTGCCTTTTGTTTAATAATTTATGAAGCATACAGTCCTTCTCTTCCTTTTCTACACATTGTTGTTGCATCCTACTATAGGATATTCTGTACCAAGAATTATAGCAACTATAAACCCAATATATTCACTAGTTAATGCAGTCACTAATGGAATAACAAAACCAGTGCTTTTAATTAATGAACCAATTTCGATACATGATTATACGTTAAAACCATCAGATAAAAGGAAACTAAAAGATAGCAATATCATATTTTATATAGATGATCACCTTGAGACTTTTATAAACAAAATACAAAATAAAACATTAGTCAAACTTTCAGAGGTTGTAGAATTATTACCATCAAGATATGATTCTAACTTTTCTTATAAAATTCATACAACACAAAATGATTTACACATTTGGTTAAGTCCAGAAAATGCAAAAAATATAGTCAATCAAATAAGAAACGTGCTATGTCAAGCAGATCCAGAAAATGCAGCAAGGTACACTGACAATGCAAATTTAACATTAATACAAATCACTAAACAAACAGAAAAAATAAAAAATATGTTGAACTCTGTGAAAACAAAGCCTTACATAGTCACACATGATGCATATCAATATTTTGAGAAATACTTTGGATTAAACTTTATAGCAGCTCTTTCCTCAAGTCATGACACAAATATCAGCGTAAAGAGGCTAATGCACATAAAAAAGATTATTACTCAACACAAAATAAAGTGTATTTTTTCTGAGTCTTCAAATGATAAGGTTAAGAATTTATTTTTAAAATATCAGGTAAAATTCCAAATACTTGATCCCATAGGTAGTACTCTAACAAAAGACAATGCATACTTTGATATTATGCAGAACATTGCTAATAATTTTCTACATTGCCTATCACAGGAATAGATTTATTTAATATAAATTTTATAAACCATAAAAAATACATCACAAAAGTCATATGTGTAAAGGTAATGGATACTTCAATCCAACATTTATGTAGATTCTAAATTATCTAAATTTAA
This Ehrlichia japonica DNA region includes the following protein-coding sequences:
- a CDS encoding zinc ABC transporter substrate-binding protein — protein: MKHTVLLFLFYTLLLHPTIGYSVPRIIATINPIYSLVNAVTNGITKPVLLINEPISIHDYTLKPSDKRKLKDSNIIFYIDDHLETFINKIQNKTLVKLSEVVELLPSRYDSNFSYKIHTTQNDLHIWLSPENAKNIVNQIRNVLCQADPENAARYTDNANLTLIQITKQTEKIKNMLNSVKTKPYIVTHDAYQYFEKYFGLNFIAALSSSHDTNISVKRLMHIKKIITQHKIKCIFSESSNDKVKNLFLKYQVKFQILDPIGSTLTKDNAYFDIMQNIANNFLHCLSQE
- the ubiB gene encoding 2-polyprenylphenol 6-hydroxylase, coding for MLSVFFNIISLFNILNILVRYNILPYTYVFAKKSIKGKSQGEKIAIAMQKLGPIFIKFGQSISSRADIIGEEIANHLLCLCDKLPAFSYMDVVRIIEEDFKCKISEIFCEFEQSPVAAASIAQVHKAKDINGNVRAVKILRPRIEKIFERDIKLMFWLARLAQNFRSLQRFQLLQLVQTFHEICKMEIDLRFEAANAEELRANIQDDKGCYVPEVDWTRTTRRVLTLEWIDAVPIYSIYKSEDCEVLVKNLIFCFCNQVYRDRFFHADMHPGNLMVDTKGRIVIIDFGIVGRLDKATCMYVTEILVGFLKRDYQYVADVHYRAGYVDAKYSNFVTACRAIGEPIVGKNTENISISVLLTQLFKVTGDFNMKLQPQLFLLQKTTVLVEGVCRQLCPEINMWKIAELWMEKYAIEKNKYIKKLKRSYLCQTIHDIPLFMKKVDKSLDIISNYQELSKVKTNIGRDIIWALIVIGLIIKLIIG
- a CDS encoding metal ABC transporter ATP-binding protein; this translates as MLHKLLNKRHILSYNDRSVNDYIINVENLSFFYSKKKVIDDVSFQVRFGEIVTILGPNGGGKTTLIRVLVGIYKNYVGLVEYAKNFTIGYLPQHFSVNSLIPMTVEYFLNSSYTKRKRKLKLSNVLKDINIEKILDRQMSEISYGELQLVLLARCLMLNPDLIILDEPVSCMDINAKDSFYKLISKLIAIYNLSVIMTSHDLHFIMSNSYRVICINRSIYCEGSPSEIVKNEKFLTMFSSYA